Part of the Microbacterium sp. Clip185 genome is shown below.
GCGGTGCCGCCGACGGCGAACTCGAACGCCGTGAAGGATGCGGGATATCCGGGCGGACCCCAGAAGCGCTCCAGTTGACGCGGGTCGGTCAGGGCGCGCCAGAGGCGCTCGACGGGGGCGTCGACCTCGGCGACGAGCGTCATGGTGAGCGCTTCGGGGTCATGTGTGACGGCGGTGACGGGCATGGGGATCTCCTGGTGGGTTCGGCGGATGCGGCAGGCGCCGCATCCGAGTCAGGGCTCTTCGGCGAGCAGGTCTTCGAGGCGGGAGATGCGCGATCGCCACAACTGCTCGTACTCGGCGAGCAGCGAGCGCGCGCGGGCGATCGTTGCGGGATCGGCGCTCACGAGCCGCTCCCTTCCTTCGGCGCGTTTGGTGACCAGGCGCGCGGTCTCGAGCACGGCGACGTGCTTCTGAACGGCCGCGAACGACACCTCGTACACGGCCGCGAGGGCGGAGACCGACTGCTCGGCCTCGATCGTGCGCCGCAGGATGTCGCGGCGCGTGCGATCGGCGAGGGCCCGGAAGATCCGGTCCACCTCGGCGTCGCTGAGTTCCATTTGTACAACCATTTGGTTGTACGTTAACGCGGGGATGCGGGCGACACAAGAGGTGCGTTGTCGAGCGGGAGGCGATGCGCGGGGCGGCGGTCGGCGAAGCCGTCGAGCACTACTGCGGCAACCCGGCCGACCTCGGAGGCGAATCGGTCATCGGTGCGAGGAACCGCAGCATGGCGCGGTCGCGGCGACATCACCATGCGACTCCCCACGACTGCACACGGCGACGATTGTAGGACGACGCCATGCCACCGGCACGGGACCCGCTGCTACTGTTCCTGAACAGCGTTCAATGAACACCGTTCAGGAGAGTTGATGACTGCAATTCCCACGTCCCGACGCCGCGTCTACCTCGCCGATGTTCGACCACACTCCAAGCTGGTCGACGCAGCCCTCGTACTCTTGGGCACTGCGTTGATCGCGCTCGCCGCACTGGTCACGATCCCACTCCCCTTCACCCCCGTCCCGATCACGATGTCCACCTTCGCCGTCATGGCCGTCGGCGCGGCCCTTGGATCCGGCCGCGGCGCGCTCAGCGCTTCGCTTTACCTGGTCGCCGGCGCCGCCGGCGCACCGGTCTTCGCCTCCGGGCACTCGGGGGTCTCCCTGCCGACGTTCGGCTACATCATCGGATTCGTCGTCGCCGCTGCCGTCGTCGGGCAGCTCGCACGACGGAGGGCCGACCGCCACGTCCTCACCACGGTGTTGCTCGGCGCGCTCGGTACCCTCGTGATCTACGTATTCGGTGTGCCGTGGCTCGCGATCAGCGTGGGTGTCGACATCGGGCAGGCCATCCTCCTCGGTGTCGTCCCGTTCTTGGTCGGTGACGCGCTGAAGATCGTCGTGCTCGCTGCTCTCCTCCCGACCGCGTGGCGGACGGTCGGGGCGCCCTTCGCGGATGCCGGAGGCAACCGGTGACAGAGATCCGCGTGCTCGTCGACGCGGTCCTCAACGGGCGCACCGTCAGTCCCGAAGAAGCGCTGCAGGTCCTCGCAACACCTGACGATGAGGTACTTGAGCTCGTCGCTGCGGTGTCGCAGATCCGGCGCCGCTTCTTCGGGAACCGGGTGAAGCTGAACTACCTGGTCAACCTCAAGTCCGGCATGTGCCCCGAGAACTGCCACTACTGCTCGCAGGCCCTCGGGTCCACCGCGCCCATCCTGAAGTACTCCTGGCTCGACCGAGACGAAGCAGTGGCTCAAGCCCTCACCGGTGTCGACGGCGGAGCGGCACGCGTATGTCTGGTCGCCAGCGGTCGCGGCCCCTCGAACCGGGACGTCGACCGCGTGATCGACATCGCCTCCGACGTCAAAGAACGCGCACCGGGCATCGAGGTGTGCGCCTGCCTCGGGCTCCTGCGCGAGGGGCAAGCTGAACGGCTGGCGGGAGCCGGCATCGACGCGTACAACCACAACATCAACACCGCCGAGTCGTTCCATGACCAGATCGTGCAAACCCACACCTACGATGACCGCGTCGGCACGGTGCAGAACGCAAGGGCTGCCGGCCTGTCGCCGTGCAGCGGCCTCATCGTCGGCCTCGGCGAATCTGACGAACAGGTCATCGAAGCACTCACGGCACTTCGCGCCCTCGGCTCAGACTCGGTCCCCATCAACTTCCTCGTTCCTTTCGACGGGACGCCCATGGCAGACAAGTGGGACTTGACACCCCTCCGGTGCCTCCGAATCGTCGCCGTCGCAAGACTGCTGTGTCCGACGGCTGAGATTCGCCTCGCCGGCGGTCGAGAGACCCACCTCGGATCGCTCCAAGGCCTTGCTCTGCACCTGGCGAACTCGATCTTTCTCGGCGACTACCTCACAGCCGAAGGTCAAGCGGCAGCAGCTGACCACGCATTGATCACCGACAACGGCTTCATCGCCGAAGGGACCAACGACCAGCCCTCGAACGCGAGAGCGCTCCTCCCGCCCGTCGCCCGCAAGCGCGGCGCAGGCACAGACATGAGCGCGAACGCGTAACGCACGCAGTGACGGCCTCCGCGGCTTGAACCGGCGGCGTCACGCGTGTGGGGTCGCTGCTGACGTATCGGTCGTGGAGATGCGGCGGCTGGTGGCTACACCGTGCCGAGGCCCAGTCTGCCGCATCCCACGACCTGCAGGTCGAGCTCGGGCAGGTCGTTGCGCACCTTGCTGCCCGTGATCCTCGAGCAGTACTCACCGCGCTGCCCGGTGGGCTCTGCTGAGCTGAGGTGCGCCGAACTCCTGCAGAACCCGCCGACGTGCCGCTCCTGACGCCCGTCACGCCGATTTTGCAGGAGTTTGGGCACGCGGCAGGACGCGGCGGCGGCGGGATGCGGCCGGATGCGGCGGACGCAGAATGGCCCGGCGGGGCCCAGAAGACAGGGCGGGACGCAGCGGCGGCGTTCACTCCAGCACGGCGCGGAGCCTGGCCGCAACCTCCTCCGGTGCGACGTCGGCGACCCAGGCCTGCATAGCCGCCTCCGAGCCGGCGAGGTACTTCAGCTTGTCCGCCGCTCGGCGCGGCGAGGTGAGCTGCAGATGGAGCCGGGCGGTGTCGCGAGCGAGCCTTGTCGGCGCCTGGTGCCAGGCGGCGATGTAGGGCGTGGGGCTGTCATACAGGCGATCGACGGCGTTCAGAATGCGCAGGTAGCTGTGCGCGAGCCCGTCGCGTTCGACAGGAGAGGTCGCCGCGAAGTCTGCCACGTGGCGCTTGGGAATCATGTGCACTTCGAGGGGCCACCGCGCGGCATACGGGATGAACGCGATCCAGTGCTCGGCGTCGAGCACAACGCGTGGCCCGCGCGATTCGACCTCGACCACCCTGTCGAACAGGTCTGCCCCTTCGCGTTCCAGAGAGCGCAGAAGACGCTGCGTGCGAGGCGTCACGTAGGGGTAGGCGTAGATCTGGCCGTGCGGGTGGGGCAGCGTGACGCCGATCTCAGCCCCGCGGTTCTCGAAGACGAAGACCTGTTCGACGGCCGGGATCTCGCAGAGCGCGGCGGTTCGGTCGGCCCACGCCTCGATGACGGTGCGCGCCCGTGTCGGGGTCAGCGTGGCGAACGATCCCTCGTGCTCCGGGCTGAAGCACACCACTTCGCACCGACCGACCGAGGCGCGCTCCCGAAGCAGCGAGTCCGGGGCCGTGTCGACGCCGTGATCCGTTCCCCTCTCGGTCGCGGGACCGAAGGCGGGCGACTTGTTCTCGAAGACGGCGACGTCGTAGAGCGCGGGGATCTCAGACGGATTGGATGCGGTCTGAGGCGCGAGCGGGTCCTGGTGCGCGGGCGGCATGAATGCGCGGCTCTGCCGAGCGGTCGCGAAGGTGATCCAGTCCCCCGTCAGCACGTCTTGGCGCATCCTCGCGGTCGGAGCTCGCTCGCTCAGGGTCCGCCGATCGACCGCTCGCTGTTCAGCCAGCGCGGTATCGGGATCGTCGTAGTAGAACAGCTCGCGTCCGTCGGCGAGATGCGTGGCGCGTCTGACGACGCCGGCCTGCAGAAGAACCTGCTCCATCACGCGTCCTGCTCCACATCGGTCTCGAGGGCGTTGCGGCGCGCACCGACACAGCGGGCGCGTCCGGTGGCGAAGCGGGTCATGGTGAAACCTCTCCGGAGGGAGCGGGCCGCGTTCCGACCCGCTCCCTCATGGCGGCGGTGCGACTACTTGCTCACGCGCTCGTTGTAGGTGGTGAGCTGATCGGTGCCCTTGGCCTGGGCCTTCTCGAGCGAGGAGCGGACGTCGGCACCTCCCGCAATGGCCTGGATGGCGCTGCGCACGTCTGCGCGGCTCTGACCGAACGCACCGTTGTGGCAGCCGCCGGTCGCCGCGGTCTTCGCCGTGTCGGTGAGCTGGGTCAACAGGGCGAGTTTGGGCTGGCTGGTCTCCGAGGCGAGGAGGCCGTCGAGCGCCCCCTGATTGCTGGGCAGGTACCCGCTGTCCTCGAAGATCTGTCGCTGCACATCGGCGGAGCCCATGAACCGGGCGAACTCCACGGCGGCCGCCTTCTCGGCGTCGCTGTGCCCTTCGCCGAGAATCCAGAGCGCGCTTCCGCCGGGAACGGCTCCGCCGCCCTTCGTCGCGACCGGGAGTGCGAAGGCACTGATCTCGAAGGATGCGGCGGCCGTGGTGGCGCCGAGGCTGGCCGATGAAGCCAGCAGCATCGCGGCCTGCCCGACGCTGAAGGCGTTCTGGGCAGCGACGCCGTCGCTTCCGACGTTGACGATGGCCCCGGCCTGAAGGGACTTCTGGTAGTGCGTCCACACGTCGACGAGATCGTCGTCGACGAAGTCGAAGGCCGTCGCCGGATCCGCGCCGAGCCCGTTGTCGGGCGTGCAGTAGACGACATTGTTCAGGGCGCTGAACTGTTCGTTCCACCACTCGTTCTGCTGGAAGACCAGACCGGGGGTGCCGGTGGCGGCGTAGATCTTGTCGGCCCAGTCGAACAGCTCGTCGATGCTCGCCGGCGGCTTGTCCCCGCTCAGTCCCGCGGCCTGCAGCTTGGTGGCGTCGAAGAAGACGGCCGGCTGCGAGACCATGAGCGGCACCGCCCACAGCTCGCCGTCGAACGTGTAGTAGTTCGCCGCCGCGGCGACCACGTCGTCTGCTGTGTAGTTCTGGCCGTCGAAGGTGGTGATGCTCTCGGGAGCGGTCGCGAGGCCGCTGTCGTGCAGGTAGGCCGAGAACGTGTCGCCGCCCTGCAGGAGCACCGGGGTGTCACCGCTCTGGACGGCGTTGGTCAGCTTGGCCGCCGTTTCGGTGTAGTCGCCTTGGTAGATGGGATTGATCGTGATGTCGACGGCGTTTTCGGCGTTGAAGGCGGTCACCTGCTTCAGCAGAGCGTCGGCCGACGACCCTCCCACGGAGTACCAGAAATCGACCGTGACGGGACCGTCGGCAGCAACGGTCCCCTGCGGCTGCGCCTGTCCGGAGCATCCGGCCAGGATCAGGGATGCGGCGGCCGCCAGGGTCACGCCCGCTGCCACCGCCTTGCGTGTGCGAATCACTTGACTGCTCCTTCGGTTAGTCCTCGGGCGAGGAACTTCTGTCCGACGACCACGAGGATGATCGTCGGGATGCTGACGACGATGAGGCCCGCCAGCCCCGCGCCGAAGTCGGTGTCGGCCTCATCGAAGAGGGCCTTGACCCCCACCTGGACGGTGCGGGCCGTCGGCGACTCCGTCACCAGGAGCGGCCAGAGGTATCCGTTCCACGCGGCGATGGCGGAGACGAGGGTGACCGTCATGACGGTCGGCTTGGTGAGGGGCAGCAGGAAGCGGAAGAGGAACCGCATGGGCCCTGCCCCGTCGACGGTGGCCGCTTCCTTGATCTCCGTCGGGAAGCTCAGGAACGTCTGCCGCAGCAGGAAGATCGAGTACGCCGATGCCACGAAGGGGATGAAGACCGCGACGAGGGTGTCGAAGAGTCCGAGCTGGCGGATGGTGAGGTAGTTGGCCACGACCGTCGCCTCATTCGGGATCATCATCGTCACCAGGTACATGCCGAGGATCAGCCCGGGTCTGCGAAAGCGACCGAAGACGATGGCATAGGCAGCCAGAACGCTCGTGAGCACCTGGAATCCGGTCTGAGCGACGACCACCACCGCACTGTTGAGCATCTGACGCAGCAGTGGTGCGCGATCGAACGCCGAACGGAAGTGGTCCCACGTGAAGCCGGTGGGAAGAAGATCCCATAACGTGCCCGTGATCGCCGGCGTCGGGCGGATCGACCCGAACAGGACGTACACCAGCGGGAGGATGATGACGAGTGCGACGACGGAGAGATAGACGAAGAGCGCGATGTGCGCGACAGGCCTTTTCATCGGTAGTTGACCCTTCGCTCGAGAACTCCGAATTGGATGGCGGTGAGCGCGAGGATCAGCACCAGAAGGATGAGGGAGCGCGCCGAGGACGCACCGTAGTCAGCCGTTCCCCCGAAGGCCGCCTGATAGATGTCGATCACGAGCGTTCGGGTGGAGTCCGCGGGGCCGCCCCCGGTGAGGACGTTGATGATCGTGAACTCGCGAAGCGCCTGGATCGACTGGGTCACGATGATGAAGAACAACGTCGGTGTGATCAACGGCAGCGTGATGCTGACCGTCCGTCGCCAGAAGCGGGCGCCGTCGACATCCGCGGCTTCGAAGACCTGCTTGTCGATCGAATCGAGCGCGGCGAGCAGCAGCAGGACGGTGAATCCGATGGCGGTCCAGACGTCCACGATGATCACGGAGAGCAATGAGACGTCCGTGGCGGTCAGCCACCCGACGTTGCTCGCGCCGAGGGCGTTCGCCAGCACGTCGAGCAGTCCGGTGGACGGCGTCATCAGCGCACGGAAGGCGAGGCCGGCGACGGCGGTGGACACCGCCATCGGGATGAGCACGGATGCACGGAACACCCCGGTTCCGCGTACACGCCGGGAGACCGGTAGCGCGATGGCCAGTCCGACGACGACCTTGCCCGCCACCGACCCGAGCATGAACAGGAGGGTGACTCCGAGGGTGCGCCAGAAGTCCGGGTCGCCGAACATCTTGGCGAAGTTCTCGCCTCCGACGAAGCCGTTGGGCTGCCCGAACAGGTTGGTCGACTGCATCGACAGGAAACCGGTGCGCAGCAGCGGCCAGTAATCGAATGACACGATCGCGATGACGCTCGGAAGAAGGAAGAGGACGGCCCAGAGGTGAGGGCCGCGCCGCCTCCTGCCTGGGCGCGTCGCTGTGCGGGCGGAAGTGTCAACCACGATGTCTGTCTCCGTCTGAGTCGGTGCAGTTGAGAGTGTAGGGAACGTTCCCTACTATTGCAACCGTCATGGTCCTCCTCGTGTCCGCCGGACACCGACGGACGGAAGATTGGGTGAACAAATGTTTCTCGACATCGAGTGGATCAGCAGGTCTACCCTCACCGAGGTCGTCCTGCTCCTCGTCGCATTCCTCCTCTCCGCGATCGTCGGGATCGAACGGCACCGACAGGTCAAGAGCGCCGGCCTGCGCACCCACACCCTCGTCGGGGTGGGCTCGGCGATGTTCACCCTGGTCTCGGCGTACGG
Proteins encoded:
- a CDS encoding ArsR/SmtB family transcription factor — translated: MVVQMELSDAEVDRIFRALADRTRRDILRRTIEAEQSVSALAAVYEVSFAAVQKHVAVLETARLVTKRAEGRERLVSADPATIARARSLLAEYEQLWRSRISRLEDLLAEEP
- a CDS encoding biotin transporter BioY, which produces MTAIPTSRRRVYLADVRPHSKLVDAALVLLGTALIALAALVTIPLPFTPVPITMSTFAVMAVGAALGSGRGALSASLYLVAGAAGAPVFASGHSGVSLPTFGYIIGFVVAAAVVGQLARRRADRHVLTTVLLGALGTLVIYVFGVPWLAISVGVDIGQAILLGVVPFLVGDALKIVVLAALLPTAWRTVGAPFADAGGNR
- the bioB gene encoding biotin synthase BioB, whose amino-acid sequence is MTEIRVLVDAVLNGRTVSPEEALQVLATPDDEVLELVAAVSQIRRRFFGNRVKLNYLVNLKSGMCPENCHYCSQALGSTAPILKYSWLDRDEAVAQALTGVDGGAARVCLVASGRGPSNRDVDRVIDIASDVKERAPGIEVCACLGLLREGQAERLAGAGIDAYNHNINTAESFHDQIVQTHTYDDRVGTVQNARAAGLSPCSGLIVGLGESDEQVIEALTALRALGSDSVPINFLVPFDGTPMADKWDLTPLRCLRIVAVARLLCPTAEIRLAGGRETHLGSLQGLALHLANSIFLGDYLTAEGQAAAADHALITDNGFIAEGTNDQPSNARALLPPVARKRGAGTDMSANA
- the galT gene encoding galactose-1-phosphate uridylyltransferase, yielding MEQVLLQAGVVRRATHLADGRELFYYDDPDTALAEQRAVDRRTLSERAPTARMRQDVLTGDWITFATARQSRAFMPPAHQDPLAPQTASNPSEIPALYDVAVFENKSPAFGPATERGTDHGVDTAPDSLLRERASVGRCEVVCFSPEHEGSFATLTPTRARTVIEAWADRTAALCEIPAVEQVFVFENRGAEIGVTLPHPHGQIYAYPYVTPRTQRLLRSLEREGADLFDRVVEVESRGPRVVLDAEHWIAFIPYAARWPLEVHMIPKRHVADFAATSPVERDGLAHSYLRILNAVDRLYDSPTPYIAAWHQAPTRLARDTARLHLQLTSPRRAADKLKYLAGSEAAMQAWVADVAPEEVAARLRAVLE
- a CDS encoding extracellular solute-binding protein — encoded protein: MIRTRKAVAAGVTLAAAASLILAGCSGQAQPQGTVAADGPVTVDFWYSVGGSSADALLKQVTAFNAENAVDITINPIYQGDYTETAAKLTNAVQSGDTPVLLQGGDTFSAYLHDSGLATAPESITTFDGQNYTADDVVAAAANYYTFDGELWAVPLMVSQPAVFFDATKLQAAGLSGDKPPASIDELFDWADKIYAATGTPGLVFQQNEWWNEQFSALNNVVYCTPDNGLGADPATAFDFVDDDLVDVWTHYQKSLQAGAIVNVGSDGVAAQNAFSVGQAAMLLASSASLGATTAAASFEISAFALPVATKGGGAVPGGSALWILGEGHSDAEKAAAVEFARFMGSADVQRQIFEDSGYLPSNQGALDGLLASETSQPKLALLTQLTDTAKTAATGGCHNGAFGQSRADVRSAIQAIAGGADVRSSLEKAQAKGTDQLTTYNERVSK
- a CDS encoding carbohydrate ABC transporter permease; the protein is MKRPVAHIALFVYLSVVALVIILPLVYVLFGSIRPTPAITGTLWDLLPTGFTWDHFRSAFDRAPLLRQMLNSAVVVVAQTGFQVLTSVLAAYAIVFGRFRRPGLILGMYLVTMMIPNEATVVANYLTIRQLGLFDTLVAVFIPFVASAYSIFLLRQTFLSFPTEIKEAATVDGAGPMRFLFRFLLPLTKPTVMTVTLVSAIAAWNGYLWPLLVTESPTARTVQVGVKALFDEADTDFGAGLAGLIVVSIPTIILVVVGQKFLARGLTEGAVK
- a CDS encoding carbohydrate ABC transporter permease yields the protein MSFDYWPLLRTGFLSMQSTNLFGQPNGFVGGENFAKMFGDPDFWRTLGVTLLFMLGSVAGKVVVGLAIALPVSRRVRGTGVFRASVLIPMAVSTAVAGLAFRALMTPSTGLLDVLANALGASNVGWLTATDVSLLSVIIVDVWTAIGFTVLLLLAALDSIDKQVFEAADVDGARFWRRTVSITLPLITPTLFFIIVTQSIQALREFTIINVLTGGGPADSTRTLVIDIYQAAFGGTADYGASSARSLILLVLILALTAIQFGVLERRVNYR